The stretch of DNA atagaatttacagtacagaaacaggccattcagcccaactggtctatgctggtatttttatgccccacacgagtttcctcccatcctacttcatctaaccctgtcagcatatccttctattcctttctccctcatgtacttatctagcttccccttaaaggcatttatgctatttgcctcaaccactcctcgtggaagtgagttccacattcttaccactctctgggtaaagaagtttctcctgaattccctactgcatttatatttatggcccctagttttggattctcccacaagtggaaatatcatctctacgtctatcctatcaaacctaatcttaaagacctctattaggtcaccccttagtcttttttctagagaaaagagccccagactgttcggtctttcctgatagttataacctctcattctGGTATCacctttgtaaatcttttttgctccttctccggtgcctctatatccttcttgtaatatggagaccagaactgtgcacattctcTCCCCTCCATTTCTTTTCCCTCTGTTTTTCAACCTTACTAAAATGCTTGCTTGTCTTTTATAGTTTTCAGTTATGATAAAGGGCCATAACCGAAATGTTAACCTCTCTTTTCTTTTTTCCAATGCTGACTCACCTGCATATTCTGTTAATTATCTCAGATTTCCAGTACCTGCAGCTCTTTTCACATCTCAGCAAGTGTTCAGGATGCTGCATAGTGCGGTGAAGCTAGCCATTTGAGCTGAAGATTATTTTTATTTGGGGTCATGTAATGTGTGGTCATTAGTACCTCATTGCTTTGTAAAGCTCTTCCATAGGTAAAGCAGCTGGCCAGCCAGTTAGGGACCTCTTCCTCAGCATTGGGACCAACCAGGAATTCCACTCAGGGGGTACAGCACCTCGGTCTCTGGAAACTGCAGAGTATCTGATTTGGTgggaaacaataaaaaaaaagataaaaaagaAAACATACATTGCGATGCGGCTTGGAGAGCAGTGTTCTGttagcttttgttacctccagactcgagtattccaatgctcttctggccggcctcccatcttccaccctccatgaactttaactcatccaaaactctactgcccatatactaactcgcatcaagtcccattcacccatcgactctgtgctcctggtccagcaagtttttgcctgattacgctcccGGTCCCACTTTTAATTGGCTGGACCCAACTGGATGTGACATATTTGCAACTTTCTTGCTTATGCACTATATGTGGTCAGGCCCATTCACTGCTTAAATATGATATCAGATTGGACCTCAGgtgcatagaaagaaagaacttgcatttatatagcgcctttcatggcctcagtgcttcacagtcaacaaagtacttttgaaatgtggcagccaatttgcatacagcaaagtcccacaaacagcaatgagataaatgaccagttactctgatttagtaatgttggttaatGTTAGCCCGGATatatggagaactcccctgctcttctttgagtagtgccttgggatcttttacatccacctgaggtgccaggcagggcctcggtttaaggtcacacccaaaagatagcacctgcaacaatgcagcactccctcagtactgcactgaagtgccagcctggattatgtgctcaaatctctggagtgggacttgaaccacacagtcttctgactctgaggtgagggtgctaccactgagccatggcagtCACAGAGGCAACAAAGAGGAAGCTGGAGAGTTTCAGGCAGTACATGACTTCTCTTTGTACCTGCGAATTAAAAGGAGAAAGAATATTTTCACCAATAACCTTCTTGTCTCTCTGGCAGATGCTGTAATAGTCGATATCCTCTATTTATACTATAAAAGCCATTAGACTGATTAGTACATCTCATAAGGCCTTTTCGGGACAATACCCACAGCTTAAAAAGAAAACATTAATACCATGAAAATAGTTATACTCTCACGATATAAACAGTATAACATGGTTTCCCTACGCTCTGATCTGGAGTGGCTTCCATGAGCACAGATTTCTCGCGACCAAATCCCTGCATCCCTTTGTTTGATAGTAACCGATCAATTGTGAACTTACACGGTTAACCTAGAAATTAAGCACCTTGTAGTatataattatatttttaaagagGCAAATATTTACCCAATTCACGACATCAACTGCACATTAGTAATAATTTGCAGCTGTGCTGATTGAATTCGTGCTAAGTATCGTCGGTCAAAATATAATCTAATAAGATAAAAGTATAATGgcaagtaagttttttttaaaaacgtgttTTTACACACAGACCTGCTTGGGGCAGCCTGTAATCCGTCCAAAGAGCTCAGGGACACGGAGGCGACAAGGAAGAAGGTGGAGAGTTTCAGACAGTGCATGACTTCTCCCCGTACCTGCAAATGAACACAAAGACATAGGAAACTCTCACCGATAATACCTCCCGTCTCTTTAGCACGAACTGTAACGATTCTTATCACCATGGACCATTTTATTTTACTGCAATGAATGTAAACCGATTAATCGGGAAGCGGGAGGTCATAAACCAATTTGGTTGCACGCATTGGACGGGAAAAAAATGCTCTTGTGCTTGTATATTTTCCGATTCCGATTGGAGCTGCTCCAATTCCACAGTCATTTCAAATTTTGTTAGTTTCTCAAAATGTTGCATGTCGAAAGTATACAATTGGGAAGAAAACTATTCTTGTTAAAATTCCGTAACACTATACTTACAAACAAATAGAAAGAAATATACAAGGTAACTTTCTAATTATTGACATGGCTATAATATAAGGCTGGGCGACACCTTTTCTAGACAAGAAGTGATTTAAAACTCTATTAATTTGCCCCCTTGAGTTCAACTTGAGGATCCGAGTTGAGGACAGCATGTTGGAAAAGGGAACAATTTCGATTTGAAAATGCTACTTCCTTGGGTTGCAAGCTCCCCACTTACTTGCAGTATGGCAGTATCTCGGCGTCGTATCCCTAAGGCAGGCTCAATCGGAATTCAGAAAGTCCTGTAATGGTTCTCACTCGGCAGCGGGCTGGTTTTTCGCTCTCTTTCCCTGGTTTTCCATTGCTGGCGAGTAACTCTGCTCTTATAAAGCCCAACACCTCTCAATGTTTTTTGACGTCAGCCTGCTGAGGAGATATCCAGTTAGGAAAATTCACTTGATAAATCCCCCATAGATAAATGAAGGCAAAGCAATGGGTCAGTGCCCCGGTCGCAACCCAGGCATCAAATCATCAACAGCAGCGCCTACAGACAGATATTGCACTACGTCAGTCCAACATAGAGCAATCTGTAAAATACATCAGTCACTGCAATTCTACAGCTCGGTATCTGATTCATTACGAACACTCACTTTTAGTGTTGTACTACCGCAGCTAAGAGAGCAACTCTTCTGTAGCACCAACGTCAAGCAAACCCTTGAGGAGTAAAGCAAACAAGCATACGACATCCttggctttctaaatagaggcatagagtacaaaagcaaggaagtaatgataaacctttataaataactggttagacctcagctaaagtaatgtgtccaattctaggcaccacactttaggaaggatgtcaaggccttggagagggtgcagaagagatttactagaatggtacctgggatgagggacttcagttacatggagagattgtTTTCtaagatcagagaaggttaagaggagatttaatacaggtgttcaaaattatgaaggattttgatagagtagatagggacaaaatgtttccactggcaggaagatgggtaaccagaggactcaacattaagataattggcaaaaaagccagggaggagatgaggagaattttttttactcagtgagttgtggtgatctggaatgcactgcctgaaaggatggtggaagcaaattcaatagtaactttcaaaatggaattggataaatacttaaataggaaaaaaaatgcagggttatgggaaaagagcaaaggagtgggaccaattgggagctctttcaaagagccagcacagacacgatgggccaaataacctccttctgtgctgtatgattctatgattctatgaactggagCAGTTGCAGTTCTCCCTACTGACAGTCAGCGCCTACTTCAGTAAGTTAAATACCCATTGCTGGTATTGTCTTGTTATGTGACTGCCCCCAAAAGATTGAGACCTCCCTTGATGTGGCTCAAGTCGCCTTCTCTCCTGATGCCAAGGCACTAGCTGATGCTTCCTATGCCACTCCACATTTCCATTTGTATGTGACTCCTTCCTCCTATGGTAAAGGGATAAGGACAGCAACACAAAGCCATCCAGTGTGGAAAAAAGTGTAATGAATCATGGAATGATGGAAATAATGGAAATACACATAATAGCAACATTAATATACACCTACTTCTGTGCTTTTGTTGCATTCATCTATATACTAAAATTCTTGCATGGGCAAGCAGTTCTTGTCCATAAACCTTACTTCCCCTAGGCAAGTTCTTTGGATACACTTCACTGATAAAATTGCTATGTGAacttttcccattcaattttgctatgtcaattGTCTCGATGTAGTTACAGGTGATGAAGCACTTACTTGAAATCTCTCTCTCAAATCCAGCACCATcttgtatgtgaaaaaataggggttggaattcaaaagtgatgaAGTGAtgattcagttgtacagagccttggtcagaccccatctggagtactgcattcagttttgggcagcgcacctcaggttgcataaacttggttgtattccctggagttcagaaggttgaggggtaatctaattgaggtctttaaaatgatcaaGCGATTTGACatggttttttaaaattcattcatgggatgtgggtgtcgctggcgaggccggcatttattgcccatccctaattgccttgagaaggtggtggtgagccgccttcttgaaccgctgcagtccgtgtgatgaagattctcccacagtgctgttaggaagggagttccaggattttgacccagcgacgatgaaggaatggcaatatatttccaagtcaggatggtgtgtgacttggaggggaacgtgcaggcggtggtgttcccacgtgcctgctgcccttgtccttctaggtggtagaggtcgcgggtttgggaggtgctgtcgaaggagccttggcaagttgttgcagtgcatcctgtggatggttcacactgcagccacagtgcgctggtggtgaaaggagtgaatgtttagggtagtggatggggtgccaatcaagcgggctgctttgtcctggatgatgtcgagcttcttgagtgttgttggagctgcactcatccagacaagtggagagtattccatcacacttctgacttatgccttgttgatgatggaaaggctttggggagtcaggaggtgagtcacgtcgcagaatacccagcctctgacctgcttttgtagccacagtatttatatggctggttcagttaagtttctggttaatggtgacccccaggatgttgatggtgggggattcagtgatcgtaatgccgttgaatgtcaaggggaggtggttagactctctcttgttggagatggtcattgcctggcacttgtctggcttgaATGTTACAGTAGATGTtatgtagatacagagaaactttttcctctggtgggggagtccagaacaaaggggcataatcttaaaattagagctagacaatttagaaatgaaatcaggaagcactttttcacccaaggggtagtggaaatctggagctctctcccccaaaaggctgtggatgctggggatatGGGGCAAtgccaggtaaatggagttgaggtgcagatccaccatgatttaattgaatggcagaacaggctcaaggggctgaatggcctattgttgttcctacattcctaagTATGGGTAAGGCATAGATTATTGCTTGAAATAATCTAGCAACCTTCTTAACAACTAAAATAACATGAGGAGGTCTATTATTTTCGGCATTAGAGGTTACGGTAATTAATTCAGAAAGGATATAGGAGCAACTGTGGGCAGGACACAAATTGCATTGAGATGAGTAGGCCTCTAAATTGAAGAACTATTTGTAATGCTGTTCAGTCTCTCTTGCTGACACAAATGTTCCCCTCTTCCCAAAGCAAACCATTTAATCTCTGTATCATCCTTGGAGGGCTTGGATG from Heptranchias perlo isolate sHepPer1 chromosome 24, sHepPer1.hap1, whole genome shotgun sequence encodes:
- the LOC137341466 gene encoding calcitonin gene-related peptide; translation: MHCLKLSTFFLVASVSLSSLDGLQAAPSRYSAVSRDRGAVPPEWNSWLVPMLRKRSLTGWPAALPMEELYKAMSFHVRKTKCNTATCMTQRLVDFLSRSNNNLGGVYTPTNVGSNTYGKRDGEGLYSRQLLSYLQP